A region from the Lysobacter sp. BMK333-48F3 genome encodes:
- a CDS encoding alpha/beta fold hydrolase, with protein MTSSRSFPDYPFQPQRFEVRPGIAMSYLDEGPRDGEVVVMLHGNPSWSYYWRKLVLGLRDRYRCIVPDHVGMGLSDKPDDQRYEYTLQSRVDDVERLLQHLGVTGPMSLAVHDWGGGIGFGWGLKHGEQIKRLIVTNTGAFPLPAAKPLPKRLRLGRDSALGTGLIRGLNAFAGGAARLGVATPMPAEVRRAYLAPYDSWANRIATSRFVQDIPLGEGDKAWPLVQAMAAKLPQYADRPAFIGWGLRDFVFDHHFLKGFTDALPQAQVHAFDDAGHYVLEDKAALLVPEMRAFLDRHPLS; from the coding sequence ATGACGTCCAGCCGCAGTTTCCCCGACTACCCGTTCCAGCCGCAGCGCTTCGAAGTCCGTCCCGGGATCGCGATGAGCTATCTCGACGAGGGCCCGCGCGACGGCGAGGTCGTGGTGATGCTGCACGGCAATCCCTCGTGGAGCTATTACTGGCGCAAGCTGGTGCTGGGCCTGCGCGACCGCTATCGCTGCATCGTCCCCGACCACGTCGGCATGGGCCTGTCGGACAAGCCCGACGACCAGCGCTACGAGTACACCCTGCAGTCGCGGGTCGACGACGTCGAGCGCCTGCTCCAGCACCTGGGCGTGACCGGGCCGATGAGCCTGGCGGTGCACGACTGGGGCGGCGGCATCGGCTTCGGCTGGGGGCTCAAGCACGGCGAGCAGATCAAGCGGCTGATCGTCACCAACACCGGCGCCTTCCCGCTGCCGGCGGCCAAGCCGCTGCCCAAGCGCCTGCGCCTGGGCCGCGATTCGGCCCTGGGCACCGGCCTGATCCGCGGCCTCAACGCCTTCGCCGGCGGCGCCGCGCGCCTGGGCGTGGCCACGCCGATGCCGGCCGAGGTCCGCCGCGCCTACCTGGCTCCGTACGATTCCTGGGCCAACCGCATCGCCACCTCGCGCTTCGTCCAGGACATCCCGCTCGGCGAGGGCGACAAGGCCTGGCCGCTGGTGCAGGCGATGGCGGCCAAGCTGCCGCAGTACGCCGACCGTCCGGCTTTCATCGGTTGGGGTCTGCGCGACTTCGTGTTCGATCACCATTTCCTCAAGGGCTTCACCGACGCGCTGCCGCAGGCGCAGGTGCATGCCTTCGACGATGCCGGCCACTACGTGCTGGAAGACAAGGCGGCGCTGCTGGTGCCGGAAATGCGCGCCTTCCTCGATCGCCACCCGTTGAGCTGA
- the oleC gene encoding olefin beta-lactone synthetase, protein MAADVSAAQGERCNIASALPALAAQSPERIAMRCPGTRRGDGLAAYDVALSYGELDRRSDAIAAGLAARGIVRGTRTAVMVRPSPEFFLLMFALFKLGAVPVLIDPGIDKRALRQCLDEAAPEAFIGIPLAHIARVVLGWAKSARIRITTGRYAWLADDTLARIERAGAGVASQLADTRADEVAAVVFTSGSTGVPKGVVFRHRHFVAQIEMMGEAFGLMPGGVDLPTFPPFALFDPALGLTSIIPDMDPTRPAQADPVKLLDAIQRFGVDQLFGSPALMAVLARHGQPLPGVKRVTSAGAPVPPDTVAALRELLPRDAQFWTPYGATECLPVAVIEGRELQSTRAATERGAGTCVGRPVPRNEVRIIRIDDAPIAQWSDDWVLPAGTVGEITVAGPTATDSYFRRDAATALAKIREVRDGAERIVHRMGDVGYLDQEGRLWFCGRKTHRVETAQGPLYTEQVEPVFNTHPKVRRTALVGTGAFGAQQPLLWVELHDPRTPAAQRERIVEELRAIGAQFAHTAGIERIRFHPGFPVDIRHNAKIGREKLAVQAAQG, encoded by the coding sequence ATGGCCGCCGACGTCTCCGCCGCGCAAGGCGAACGCTGCAACATCGCTTCGGCCTTGCCGGCGCTGGCCGCGCAGTCGCCGGAACGCATCGCGATGCGTTGCCCCGGCACGCGCCGCGGCGACGGCCTGGCGGCCTACGACGTCGCCCTGAGCTATGGCGAGCTGGACCGGCGCAGCGACGCGATCGCCGCCGGCCTGGCCGCGCGCGGCATCGTCCGCGGCACCCGCACTGCGGTGATGGTGCGGCCGTCGCCGGAGTTCTTCCTGTTGATGTTCGCGCTGTTCAAGCTCGGCGCGGTGCCGGTGCTGATCGACCCGGGCATCGACAAGCGCGCGCTGCGCCAGTGCCTGGACGAGGCCGCGCCGGAGGCCTTCATCGGCATTCCGCTGGCGCACATCGCCCGGGTGGTGCTGGGCTGGGCCAAGTCGGCGCGGATCCGCATCACCACCGGCCGCTACGCCTGGCTGGCCGACGATACCCTGGCGCGGATCGAACGCGCCGGCGCCGGCGTGGCTTCGCAGTTGGCCGATACCCGCGCCGACGAAGTCGCCGCGGTGGTGTTCACCAGCGGCTCGACCGGCGTGCCCAAGGGCGTGGTGTTCCGGCACCGGCATTTCGTCGCCCAGATCGAAATGATGGGCGAGGCTTTCGGCCTGATGCCCGGCGGGGTCGATCTGCCGACCTTCCCGCCGTTCGCCCTGTTCGATCCGGCGTTGGGCCTGACCTCGATCATTCCCGACATGGACCCGACCCGGCCGGCCCAGGCCGACCCGGTCAAGCTGCTCGATGCGATCCAGCGCTTCGGCGTCGACCAGTTGTTCGGCTCGCCGGCGTTGATGGCGGTGCTGGCGCGCCACGGCCAGCCCCTGCCGGGGGTGAAGCGGGTGACCTCGGCCGGCGCGCCGGTGCCGCCGGACACGGTCGCCGCCTTGCGCGAGTTGTTGCCGCGCGATGCCCAGTTCTGGACCCCGTACGGCGCCACCGAATGCCTGCCGGTGGCGGTGATCGAAGGCCGCGAGCTGCAATCCACCCGCGCCGCCACCGAGCGCGGCGCCGGCACCTGCGTCGGCCGGCCGGTGCCGCGCAACGAGGTGCGGATCATCCGCATCGACGACGCGCCGATCGCGCAGTGGTCGGACGACTGGGTGCTGCCGGCCGGCACGGTCGGCGAAATCACCGTCGCCGGGCCGACCGCGACCGACAGCTATTTCCGCCGCGACGCCGCGACCGCGCTGGCCAAGATCCGCGAAGTCCGCGACGGCGCCGAGCGCATCGTCCATCGCATGGGCGATGTCGGCTATCTCGACCAAGAAGGGCGGTTGTGGTTCTGCGGGCGCAAGACCCATCGGGTCGAGACCGCGCAGGGCCCGCTGTACACCGAGCAGGTCGAGCCGGTGTTCAACACCCATCCCAAGGTGCGTCGCACCGCCTTGGTCGGCACCGGCGCGTTCGGCGCGCAGCAGCCATTGCTGTGGGTGGAACTGCACGATCCGCGCACGCCGGCGGCCCAGCGCGAACGCATCGTCGAGGAGCTGCGCGCGATCGGCGCGCAGTTCGCGCACACCGCCGGGATCGAGCGGATCCGTTTCCACCCCGGGTTTCCGGTCGATATCCGTCACAACGCCAAGATCGGCCGCGAGAAGCTCGCAGTGCAGGCGGCGCAGGGCTGA
- the oleD gene encoding 2-alkyl-3-oxoalkanoate reductase — MKILVTGGGGFLGQALCRGLVARGHEVVSFNRGRYPALDALGVTQLQGDLADREAVIAAARGCQAVFHNAAKAGAWGSYLSYHQANVVGTQNVIDACRAHGIDRLVYTSTPSVTHRATHPVEGGTAETVPYGEGFKAAYATTKTIAEKAVLAANGPDLATVALRPRLIWGVGDNQLLPRLVERARQGRLRFVGGGHNRMDTTYIDNAAQAHFDAFDHLAPGAACAGKAYFISNGDPRTVRETVNGLLGAVGAPQVDKTLPFRAAYAIGAVCEALWTVLPLKGEPPMTRFLAEQLSTVHWYDMGPARRDFGYVPQVGFEEGLARVRAHHLAASGRP, encoded by the coding sequence ATGAAGATCCTGGTCACCGGCGGCGGCGGTTTTCTCGGCCAGGCCCTGTGCCGCGGCCTGGTCGCGCGCGGCCACGAGGTGGTCAGCTTCAACCGCGGCCGCTACCCGGCGCTGGACGCGCTCGGCGTGACCCAGCTGCAGGGCGACCTGGCCGATCGCGAGGCGGTGATCGCGGCCGCGCGCGGTTGCCAGGCGGTGTTCCACAACGCCGCCAAGGCCGGCGCCTGGGGCAGCTACCTGAGCTATCACCAGGCCAACGTGGTCGGCACCCAGAACGTGATCGACGCCTGCCGCGCGCACGGCATCGACCGGTTGGTCTACACCTCCACGCCCAGCGTGACCCACCGCGCGACCCATCCGGTCGAAGGCGGCACCGCCGAGACCGTGCCCTACGGCGAGGGCTTCAAGGCGGCGTATGCGACCACCAAGACCATCGCCGAGAAAGCGGTGCTGGCCGCCAACGGCCCCGACCTGGCCACCGTGGCGTTGCGTCCGCGCCTGATCTGGGGCGTCGGCGACAACCAGCTGCTGCCGCGCCTGGTCGAGCGCGCGCGCCAGGGCCGGCTGCGCTTCGTCGGCGGCGGCCACAACCGCATGGACACCACCTACATCGACAACGCCGCGCAGGCGCATTTCGACGCCTTCGACCACCTCGCCCCCGGCGCGGCCTGCGCCGGCAAGGCCTATTTCATCAGCAACGGCGATCCGCGCACGGTGCGCGAGACGGTCAACGGCCTGCTCGGCGCGGTCGGCGCGCCGCAGGTCGACAAGACCCTGCCGTTCCGCGCCGCCTATGCGATCGGCGCGGTCTGCGAAGCGCTATGGACGGTGCTGCCGCTGAAAGGCGAGCCGCCGATGACCCGGTTCCTGGCCGAGCAGCTGTCGACCGTGCACTGGTACGACATGGGCCCGGCACGGCGCGATTTCGGCTACGTGCCCCAGGTCGGCTTCGAAGAGGGCCTGGCGCGGGTGCGTGCGCACCATTTGGCGGCTTCGGGCCGGCCCTGA
- a CDS encoding SCP2 sterol-binding domain-containing protein: protein MTDSASPLDALKPLAGRALEAALNRALALDPDTRDGLRALDGRSIALHLASPPLAMRILVAGDRLEVGPVRSSDEPDLAVRSTLGAILSQLPNLLGAARNERAAPVGQLRIEGDADLARRLQRLAERFDPDWRQPFAAAFGEVLGVQIADTIAAALRHARGAAGALAGNLAEYVTEESRDVVPRDELNAFHDDVDAVRDDVERLAARVARLRERAGRGA, encoded by the coding sequence ATGACCGACTCCGCCTCGCCCCTGGATGCGCTCAAGCCCCTGGCCGGGCGCGCCCTCGAAGCCGCGCTGAACCGCGCGCTGGCGCTCGACCCCGATACCCGCGACGGCCTGCGCGCGCTCGACGGCCGCAGCATCGCCCTGCACCTGGCCTCGCCGCCGCTGGCGATGCGGATCCTGGTCGCCGGCGACCGGCTCGAAGTCGGCCCGGTACGCAGCAGCGACGAGCCCGATCTGGCGGTGCGCAGCACCCTCGGCGCGATCCTGTCGCAGCTGCCCAACCTGCTCGGCGCGGCGCGCAACGAGCGCGCGGCGCCGGTCGGCCAGTTGCGCATCGAGGGCGACGCCGACCTGGCGCGGCGCCTGCAGCGGCTGGCCGAGCGCTTCGATCCGGACTGGCGCCAGCCCTTCGCCGCCGCGTTCGGCGAGGTGCTCGGGGTGCAGATCGCCGACACCATCGCCGCGGCCTTGCGCCACGCTCGCGGCGCCGCCGGCGCGCTGGCCGGCAACCTCGCCGAGTACGTGACCGAGGAATCGCGCGACGTGGTGCCGCGCGACGAACTCAACGCCTTCCACGACGACGTCGACGCGGTGCGCGACGACGTCGAGCGCTTGGCCGCGCGCGTGGCGCGCCTGCGCGAACGCGCCGGGCGGGGCGCATGA
- the ubiB gene encoding ubiquinone biosynthesis regulatory protein kinase UbiB: MRSAARAWRIGRVLLRYRLDALLDDTPFERWLKLARPFVPRASAEVAAMSRGARLRLALQELGPIFVKFGQILSTRRDLVPPDIAIELALLQDRVAPFDGETARKIVEAALERRIDEAFDSFEIEPLASASIAQVHAARLHGGREVVVKVLRPDIEGKIAGDIALLKALAALVERAHPKADKIRPRAVVAEIESTLAAELDLQREGANASVLRRFWADSDDMYVPEVIWSHTSERALTLERVYGIPSDDIAALDAAGIDRRALAAKGVRVFYTQVFRDNFFHADAHAGNIWVDSDPSRRSNPRFIALDFGIMGQLSDEDQYYLAENFMAIFNRDYRRIAELHVQAGWIPAHMRIDELEAATRAVCEPYFTRPLSEISLAEVLVKLFRTAQRYELTLQPQLILLQKTLLNIEGVGRLLDPKLDIWAVARPVLQRILLDRYSPQRLAGEFRKRLPELVTRAPEMPRLLHAWLSQQVLGQHELKMRSQDITDLNRSIQDAVRRTVAAILGTGLLIVAAVLYGMESGGPRFWSIPASSWIAGLGGLWALLAAWPRRPRSG, from the coding sequence ATGAGGTCGGCCGCCCGCGCCTGGCGGATCGGCCGCGTGCTGCTGCGCTATCGTCTCGATGCGCTGCTCGACGACACCCCGTTCGAGCGCTGGCTGAAGCTGGCGCGGCCGTTCGTGCCGCGCGCCTCGGCCGAGGTCGCGGCGATGTCGCGCGGCGCGCGCCTGCGCCTGGCGCTGCAGGAGCTGGGGCCGATCTTCGTCAAGTTCGGCCAGATCCTCTCCACCCGCCGCGACCTGGTGCCGCCGGACATCGCGATCGAGCTGGCCCTGCTGCAGGACCGGGTCGCGCCGTTCGACGGCGAGACCGCGCGCAAGATCGTCGAGGCCGCGCTGGAGCGGCGCATCGACGAGGCCTTCGATTCCTTCGAGATCGAGCCGCTGGCTTCGGCCTCGATCGCCCAGGTCCATGCCGCACGCCTGCACGGCGGGCGCGAGGTGGTGGTCAAGGTGCTGCGCCCCGACATCGAGGGCAAGATCGCCGGCGACATCGCCCTGCTCAAGGCGCTGGCCGCGCTGGTCGAGCGCGCCCATCCCAAGGCCGACAAGATCCGCCCGCGCGCGGTGGTGGCCGAGATCGAAAGCACCCTCGCCGCCGAGCTGGACCTGCAGCGCGAGGGCGCCAACGCCAGCGTGCTGCGCCGGTTCTGGGCCGACAGCGACGACATGTACGTGCCCGAGGTGATCTGGTCGCACACCAGCGAGCGCGCGCTGACCCTGGAGCGGGTGTACGGCATTCCTTCCGACGACATCGCCGCGCTCGACGCCGCCGGCATCGACCGCCGCGCCCTCGCCGCCAAGGGCGTGCGGGTGTTCTACACCCAGGTGTTCCGCGACAATTTCTTCCACGCCGACGCGCACGCCGGCAACATCTGGGTCGACAGCGATCCTTCGCGGCGCAGCAATCCGCGCTTCATCGCCCTGGACTTCGGCATCATGGGCCAGTTGTCGGACGAGGATCAGTACTACCTCGCCGAGAACTTCATGGCGATCTTCAACCGCGACTACCGGCGCATCGCCGAGCTGCACGTGCAGGCCGGCTGGATCCCGGCGCACATGCGCATCGACGAGCTCGAGGCGGCCACGCGCGCGGTGTGCGAGCCGTACTTCACCCGGCCGCTGAGCGAGATCTCGCTGGCCGAGGTGCTGGTCAAGCTGTTCCGCACCGCGCAGCGCTACGAGCTGACCTTGCAGCCGCAGCTGATCCTGCTGCAGAAGACCTTGCTCAACATCGAAGGCGTCGGCCGCCTGCTCGATCCCAAGCTCGACATCTGGGCGGTGGCGCGGCCGGTGCTGCAGCGCATCCTGCTGGACCGCTACAGCCCGCAACGGCTGGCCGGCGAGTTCCGCAAGCGCCTGCCCGAGCTGGTGACGCGCGCGCCGGAGATGCCGCGGCTGCTGCATGCCTGGCTGAGCCAGCAGGTGTTGGGCCAGCACGAGCTGAAGATGCGTTCGCAGGACATCACCGACCTCAACCGCAGCATCCAGGACGCGGTGCGGCGCACGGTTGCGGCGATCCTCGGCACCGGCCTGCTGATCGTGGCGGCGGTGCTGTACGGGATGGAATCGGGCGGACCGCGCTTCTGGTCGATCCCGGCGTCGTCGTGGATCGCCGGGCTCGGCGGTCTGTGGGCCTTGCTGGCGGCGTGGCCGCGGCGGCCGCGCAGCGGCTAG
- a CDS encoding pitrilysin family protein, with protein MTSFLPSPRPALLAAALALACAFGPAAAAPAPLPAGVQPGPCVEGICEYRLGNGLRVLLFPDATQPTVTTNLIYRVGSLQENYGETGMAHLLEHLLFKGTPSHRDIPGEMKKRGIGFNAETWLDRTNYFASFPANDANLDWLLGLEADRMVHSDIARKDLDSEMTVVRNEMESRENSPAAALYERVRSTAYLWHHYGNSTIGARSDVEGVPIERLQAYYRAWYRPDNATLVLAGRFDPAAALATIARRFGPIPRPAEPMRPFYTVEPAQDGEREVTVRRVGDIRLLMAAYHIPAATHADTAALSVLGDVLGHVPGGRLHKALVETGLAASAGGGADTMRDPGLFSATAALPKDGDEAKARQALLEQIEQIARQPVSAAEVEAAQQRMRNAYEMASTNVSTVAIGLTDAVANGDWRLYFHERDALQKVTAQDVNRVARQYLIADNRTFGRFVPTQSAQRVQIPAAPDAAALLKDYTGQAAVAAGEHFEPTPANIQARTETVVVDTGDGRSLKLALLPKKTRGGTVSVTASFNFGSVEALKGREVAGSVAGALMMRGAQGLSREQIDQRFDALKTAARVGGSLQSARIDLSTRREQLADALALAAQVLRTPTYPDAEFEQYRLQAITGLEASRQEPGSIAGLAMAKHFDPWPVGHPLRALSLDESLAALKTLKLADVRAFHRDFYGSSEGQISVVGDFDPAALKQQLRSLFGDWRAPVAFAPIATGYTAVAAEQRRFETPDKPNGVLLARANLSLKDTDADYPALVAANYILGGGAIKSRLADRIRQRDGLSYGVGSDIDADASRDGRDDAGNWSVEAIAAPENLERVERAMREEVGRLVRDGVQAEELRDAVSGLLTQREQARASDAAIAAGLASNLFYGRTMQFSADFDAALKALSVDRVNAAIRKHLKPEQLSVYLAGDFAAAAKADGKPAAKPVAAPAAGSGSAGGGK; from the coding sequence ATGACGTCGTTCTTGCCCTCGCCCCGCCCCGCCCTGCTCGCCGCCGCCCTGGCCCTGGCCTGCGCCTTCGGTCCCGCCGCGGCCGCGCCGGCGCCGCTGCCCGCCGGCGTCCAGCCCGGGCCCTGCGTCGAGGGCATCTGCGAGTACCGGCTCGGCAACGGCCTGCGCGTGCTGCTGTTCCCCGACGCGACCCAGCCGACGGTGACCACCAACCTGATCTATCGGGTCGGTTCGCTGCAGGAGAACTACGGCGAAACCGGCATGGCGCATCTGCTCGAACACCTGCTGTTCAAGGGCACGCCGAGCCATCGCGACATCCCCGGCGAGATGAAGAAGCGCGGCATCGGCTTCAACGCCGAGACCTGGCTCGACCGCACCAACTACTTCGCCAGCTTCCCCGCCAACGACGCCAACCTGGACTGGCTGCTGGGCCTGGAAGCCGACCGCATGGTCCATTCCGACATCGCCCGCAAGGACCTCGACAGCGAGATGACCGTGGTCCGCAACGAAATGGAAAGCCGCGAGAACAGCCCGGCGGCGGCCCTGTACGAACGGGTGCGTTCCACCGCCTACCTGTGGCACCACTACGGCAACAGCACCATCGGCGCGCGCAGCGACGTCGAAGGCGTGCCGATCGAGCGCCTGCAGGCCTACTACCGCGCCTGGTACCGTCCCGACAACGCCACCCTGGTGCTGGCCGGGCGTTTCGATCCGGCCGCCGCGCTGGCGACGATCGCCCGCCGCTTCGGGCCGATTCCGCGTCCGGCCGAACCGATGCGGCCGTTCTATACCGTCGAGCCGGCCCAGGACGGCGAACGCGAGGTCACCGTGCGCCGGGTCGGCGACATCCGCTTGCTGATGGCCGCTTACCACATCCCCGCCGCGACCCACGCCGACACCGCCGCGCTGTCGGTGCTCGGCGACGTGCTCGGCCACGTGCCGGGCGGCCGCCTGCACAAGGCCCTGGTCGAGACCGGCCTGGCCGCCAGCGCCGGCGGCGGCGCCGACACCATGCGCGACCCGGGCTTGTTCAGCGCGACCGCGGCGCTGCCCAAGGACGGCGACGAAGCCAAGGCCCGCCAGGCGCTGCTCGAGCAGATCGAACAGATCGCGCGCCAGCCGGTCAGCGCGGCCGAAGTCGAAGCCGCGCAGCAGCGCATGCGCAACGCCTACGAGATGGCTTCCACCAACGTGTCCACGGTCGCGATCGGCCTGACCGACGCCGTCGCCAACGGCGACTGGCGCCTGTATTTCCACGAGCGCGACGCCTTGCAGAAAGTCACCGCGCAGGACGTCAACCGGGTCGCGCGCCAGTACCTGATCGCCGACAACCGCACCTTCGGCCGCTTCGTCCCCACACAGAGCGCGCAACGCGTGCAGATTCCGGCCGCGCCGGACGCCGCGGCCTTGTTGAAGGACTACACCGGCCAGGCCGCGGTCGCGGCCGGCGAACATTTCGAACCGACGCCGGCCAACATCCAGGCGCGCACCGAAACCGTGGTCGTCGACACCGGCGACGGGCGCTCGCTGAAGCTCGCCCTGCTGCCGAAGAAGACCCGCGGCGGCACGGTCAGCGTCACCGCGTCGTTCAATTTCGGCAGTGTCGAGGCGCTGAAGGGGCGCGAGGTCGCCGGCAGCGTCGCCGGCGCCTTGATGATGCGCGGCGCGCAAGGCCTGAGCCGCGAACAGATCGACCAGCGCTTCGACGCGCTCAAGACCGCCGCGCGGGTCGGCGGCAGCCTGCAGTCGGCGCGCATCGACCTGAGCACGCGCCGCGAACAGCTCGCCGACGCGCTGGCCCTGGCGGCGCAGGTGCTGCGTACGCCGACCTACCCGGACGCCGAGTTCGAGCAGTACCGGCTGCAGGCGATCACCGGCCTGGAGGCCTCGCGCCAGGAGCCCGGCAGCATCGCCGGCCTGGCCATGGCCAAGCACTTCGATCCCTGGCCGGTCGGCCACCCGCTGCGCGCGCTGAGCCTGGACGAATCGCTGGCGGCGCTGAAGACGCTGAAGCTGGCCGACGTGCGCGCCTTCCATCGCGACTTCTACGGCAGCAGCGAGGGCCAGATCAGCGTGGTCGGCGATTTCGACCCGGCCGCGCTCAAGCAACAGCTGCGGAGCCTGTTCGGCGACTGGCGCGCGCCGGTGGCGTTCGCGCCGATCGCCACCGGCTACACCGCGGTGGCCGCCGAACAGCGCCGCTTCGAGACCCCGGACAAGCCCAACGGCGTGCTGCTGGCGCGCGCCAACCTGTCGCTCAAGGACACCGACGCCGACTACCCGGCGCTGGTCGCGGCCAACTACATCCTCGGCGGCGGCGCGATCAAATCGCGCCTGGCCGACCGCATCCGCCAACGCGACGGCCTCAGCTACGGCGTCGGCAGCGACATCGACGCCGACGCCAGCCGCGACGGCCGCGACGACGCCGGCAACTGGTCGGTGGAAGCGATCGCCGCGCCGGAGAACCTGGAGCGGGTCGAACGGGCGATGCGCGAGGAAGTCGGCCGCCTGGTCCGCGACGGCGTCCAGGCCGAGGAACTGCGCGACGCGGTGTCCGGCCTGCTGACCCAACGCGAACAGGCCCGCGCCTCCGACGCCGCGATCGCCGCCGGCCTGGCCAGCAACCTGTTCTACGGCCGCACCATGCAGTTCTCGGCCGACTTCGACGCCGCGCTGAAGGCGCTGAGCGTCGACCGGGTCAACGCGGCGATCCGCAAGCACCTCAAGCCCGAGCAGCTCAGCGTTTATCTGGCGGGCGATTTCGCCGCCGCAGCCAAGGCGGACGGCAAGCCGGCCGCGAAACCGGTCGCCGCGCCGGCCGCCGGGTCCGGCAGCGCCGGCGGCGGCAAGTAA
- a CDS encoding pseudouridine synthase, protein MNDAINCKPQAPVDAGGTLPVLYIDEVLAVIDKPAGLMVHDSALARGETDFVADRLREQFGRPIFLVHRLDRATSGCLLLAFEREAASALGKVLMSREVEKDYLAVCRGWPGEEAFEVDHDLDGGPGKPLKKPAQTRFQVLARTELALPSAGFATSRYALLRAQPLTGRFRQIRRHLKHLSHHLIGDTSHGDGRHNRQFRMLGIHRMLLHAQRLAFAHPLDGRRIVASAPVDAEFAKALALFGLDAPPE, encoded by the coding sequence ATGAACGATGCAATCAACTGTAAACCTCAGGCTCCCGTCGACGCCGGTGGCACATTGCCGGTGCTGTACATCGACGAGGTCCTGGCGGTTATCGACAAGCCGGCGGGGCTGATGGTTCACGACAGCGCGCTGGCGCGCGGCGAGACCGACTTCGTCGCCGACCGGCTGCGCGAGCAGTTCGGCCGGCCGATCTTCCTGGTCCACCGCCTCGACCGCGCCACCAGCGGCTGCCTGTTGCTGGCGTTCGAGCGCGAGGCGGCCTCGGCGCTGGGCAAGGTGCTGATGTCGCGCGAGGTCGAAAAGGACTATCTGGCGGTGTGCCGCGGCTGGCCGGGCGAGGAGGCGTTCGAGGTCGACCACGACCTCGACGGCGGCCCCGGCAAGCCGCTCAAGAAGCCGGCCCAGACCCGCTTCCAGGTGCTGGCGCGGACCGAGCTCGCGCTGCCTTCGGCGGGGTTTGCGACCTCGCGCTACGCCCTGTTGCGGGCGCAGCCGCTGACCGGGCGCTTCCGCCAGATCCGCCGCCACCTCAAGCACCTCTCGCATCACCTGATCGGCGACACCAGCCACGGCGACGGCCGCCACAACCGCCAGTTCCGCATGCTCGGCATCCATCGCATGCTGCTGCACGCGCAGCGGCTGGCGTTCGCCCATCCGCTGGACGGGCGCCGAATCGTGGCGTCGGCGCCGGTCGACGCCGAGTTCGCCAAGGCGCTGGCGCTGTTCGGCCTGGACGCGCCGCCGGAGTGA
- a CDS encoding DUF2059 domain-containing protein gives MRLSRSLLAAALCAAFCLAPAQAARPSDAQIDQLMESMNYERMKREILQQMRGSAEMMAQAAAGDRLTAEQRASLAKITEKQMASVEKLLEWKQVAPIYRKVYGEVFEASEVQAMIDFYRTPAGKSILEKMPLAMGRTMQEMQPLLKRLFEDLQRDLQRDMQSMIDASGDHAGHDHGNEPILVTVPDAPPAPPAPPAPPKPAKGD, from the coding sequence ATGCGCCTGTCCCGTTCCCTGCTCGCCGCGGCCCTGTGCGCCGCGTTCTGTCTCGCCCCGGCCCAGGCCGCGCGGCCGAGCGACGCCCAGATCGACCAGCTCATGGAGTCGATGAACTACGAGCGCATGAAGCGCGAGATCCTGCAGCAGATGCGCGGCTCGGCCGAAATGATGGCCCAGGCCGCCGCCGGCGACCGGCTCACCGCCGAGCAGCGCGCCAGCCTGGCCAAGATCACCGAAAAGCAGATGGCCTCGGTCGAAAAACTGCTGGAGTGGAAGCAGGTCGCGCCGATCTACCGCAAGGTCTACGGCGAGGTGTTCGAAGCCTCCGAAGTGCAGGCGATGATCGATTTCTACCGCACCCCGGCCGGCAAGAGCATCCTGGAAAAGATGCCGCTGGCGATGGGCCGGACGATGCAGGAAATGCAGCCTTTGCTTAAGCGCCTGTTCGAGGACCTGCAACGCGACCTGCAGCGCGACATGCAGTCGATGATCGACGCGTCGGGCGACCACGCCGGCCACGACCACGGCAACGAACCGATCCTGGTGACGGTGCCCGACGCGCCGCCCGCCCCGCCGGCGCCTCCGGCCCCGCCGAAGCCGGCCAAGGGCGACTGA
- the arfB gene encoding alternative ribosome rescue aminoacyl-tRNA hydrolase ArfB — MTAQSITIPEQELVERFVRSTGPGGQNVNKVATAVELRFDVAQSPTLPEAVRARLLAKRDRRMTGEGVLVISAQRFRTQERNREDARERLAAFVDSGLRAPKPRIATKPSRAAKERRLGAKRERGATKRERSQRSWD; from the coding sequence ATGACGGCTCAGTCCATCACCATCCCCGAACAGGAGCTGGTCGAACGCTTCGTGCGCTCGACCGGCCCGGGCGGGCAAAACGTCAACAAGGTCGCCACCGCGGTGGAGCTGCGCTTCGATGTCGCGCAGTCGCCCACGCTGCCGGAGGCGGTGCGCGCGCGCCTGTTGGCCAAGCGCGACCGGCGCATGACCGGCGAAGGCGTGCTGGTGATCAGCGCCCAGCGTTTCCGCACCCAGGAACGCAACCGCGAGGACGCGCGCGAGCGCCTGGCGGCGTTCGTCGACAGCGGCCTGCGCGCGCCCAAGCCGCGCATCGCCACCAAGCCCAGCCGCGCCGCCAAGGAGCGCCGGCTCGGGGCCAAACGCGAGCGCGGCGCCACCAAGCGCGAGCGTTCGCAACGCAGTTGGGATTGA